A stretch of the Aphis gossypii isolate Hap1 chromosome 2, ASM2018417v2, whole genome shotgun sequence genome encodes the following:
- the LOC114122911 gene encoding puromycin-sensitive aminopeptidase isoform X1, producing MFCWGMKRRIPRIVCFRLFISKSFTKKYYKMAGEKKPFLRLPKSVKPVLYDLFLKPDLQKFTFEGKETVSINVLEPTKEIILHALDLKIEEVELKDCDGLISKPSVTLSAEDETVTLGFDKELKIGKAFLKFIFIGELNDKMKGFYRSKYVSVTESGNPVELNSAVTMLCSTNARRMFPCWDEPALKAVFDISIAVCNTSHLALSNMPVISDTTEENGDRLLKFQKTPIMSTYLVAVVVGDFDYVEDKDSDGVLIRVYTPIGKSEQGKFALEVAKCALPYYKDYFQVAYPLPKMDLIAIADFSSGAMENWGLVTYRESCLLVDPDNTSAVRKQWIALVVGHELAHQWFGNLVTMEWWTHLWLNEGYASFVEFLCVEHLFPEYDIWTQFVTDTYIRALELDALNSSHPIEIPVGHPSEIDEIFDDISYNKGASVIRMLHNFIGDEDFRKGMNLYLTKHQYGNTFTEDLWAALEEASNKPVKDVMSTWTLQKGFPVITVEKETQNPDGSRVLSVSQTKFTANGQADGYGILWMVPLTFSTSRNPGVVCHKDIMSEIQKDIIIPADAISPGEWVKVNPSTVGYYRTRYTPELLNNFVPSISSKTLPPLDRLGLLDDLFALVQAGLSSTDEVLNLMLAMTDEDNYSVWSSMSNVLGKLAILLSNVEGDTEQLFKQYNRILLKKISTKLGWKPQPNESHLETMLRGLVMARLVSSADPDVISEAKIKFANHLSGKETIVADLRSPIYKACLSSGDETTFNQLLQLYRGTDLHEEKDRICRAMGASKNKDILKKVLDFAMSDEVRSQDTVFVIISVGGSKIGRDLAWQFIQDNWSKLFNQYQGGFLLTRLVKNTTENFASIEKAEEVENFFKQNGCVGAERTIQQACETIRLNAAWLKRDYEKLQNFLQKVVQK from the exons gTTTTAGAACCAaccaaagaaataattttacatgcattggatttaaaaattgaagaagTTGAATTAAAAGACTGTGATGGATTGATTTCCAAACCTTCTGTTACACTATCAGCTGAAGATGAAACAGTCACTTTGGGATTTGATAAAGAACTAAAAATAGGcaaagcatttttaaaatttatatttattggagAACTCAATGATAAAATGAAGGGATTTTATCGTAGTAAATATGTTAG tGTGACTGAAAGCGGCAATCCAGTTGAATTAAACTCGGCTGTTACCATGTTGTGTTCAACTAATGCACGTAGAATGTTCCCTTGTTGGGACGAACCGGCTCTGAAAGCTGTATTTGATATATCTATTGCCGTGTGTAATACATCTCATCTAGCTTTGTCTAATATG ccTGTGATTTCTGATACAACTGAAGAAAATGGGGATCGTTtgcttaaatttcaaaaaactcCAATTATGTCTACATATTTAGTTGCTGTTGTAGTAGGAGATTTTGATTATGTTGAAGACAAAGATTCAGATGGTGTTTTAATCCGGGTATACACACCAATTGGAAAAAGTGAACAAGGAAAATTTGCATTGGAAGTTGCCAAATGTGCATTACCTTACTACAAAGATTATTTCCAAGTAGCATATCCTTTaccaaaaatggatttaataGCTATTGCTGACTTCTCATCTG gtgcTATGGAAAATTGGGGCTTAGTAACCTACAGAGAATCATGTCTCTTAGTTGATCCAGACAATACTTCAGCGGTTCGTAAACAATGGATAGCTTTAGTTGTTGGGCATGAACTGGCTCACCAATGGTTTGGAAATTTAGTTACAATGGAGTGGTGGACACATCTTTGGCTAAATGAAGGATACGCTTCATTCGTGGAGTTTCTGTGCGTGGAACATTTATTCCCAGAATATGATATATGGACACAATTTGTCACAGACACATATATTAGAGCACTTGAATTGGATGCTTTAAATAGCAGTCATCCCATTGAAATACCAGTAGGCCATCCATCGGaaattgatgaaatatttgatgatattTCATACAACAAGGGTGCTTCAGTTATTAGaatgttacataattttattggaGATGAA GATTTCCGTAAAGGAATGAATCTATATTTGACTAAACATCAATATGGGAATACATTTACCGAAGATTTATGGGCAGCCTTAGAAGAAGCCAGTAATAAACCTGTTAAAGATGTTATGTCTACATGGACATTACAAAAAGGTTTTCCTGTAATAACTGTTGAAAAAGAAACTCAAAATCCTGATGGATCAAGAGTTCTTAGTGTATCTCAAACTAAGTTTACTGCTAATGGACAAGCTgatg gttatgGTATTTTATGGATGGTTCCATTAACATTTTCTACATCTCGAAATCCTGGAGTTGTGTGTCATAAAGATATAATGTCTGAAATTCAAAAAGATATAATCATTCCTGCTGATGCAATCTCACCAGGAGAATGGGTTAAAGTAAACCCGAGTACTGTTGGATATTATAGAACTCGTTATACACCAGAAttgcttaataattttgtaccaTCTATATCATCAAAAACATTACCACCTTTGGATCGTCTTGGGTTACTGGATGATCTTTTTGCTCTTGTTCAAGCTGGTCTCTCCAGTACAGATGAAgtactaaatttaatgttgGCTATGACAGATGAAGACAATTATTCTGTATGGTCGTCAATGAGTAATGTGCTTGGAAAATTAGCTATTTTGTTATCTAATGTGGAAGGAGACAcagaacaattatttaaacaatacaacagaattcttttaaaaaaaatatcaacaaaattgGGATGGAAACCTCAACCTAACGAAAGTCACCTTGAAACAATGCTCAGAGGTTTAGTAATGGCTCGTTTGGTATCTAGCGCTGATCCTGATGTTATATCTGAAGCTAAGATAAAGTTTGCTAATCACCTAAGTGGTAAAGAAACCATTGTAGCTGATTTAAGAAGTCCCATATATAAGGCTTGTTTGTCATCTGGCGATGAGACaacttttaatcaattattacag ctcTATAGAGGAACTGATTTACATGAAGAAAAGGATAGGATATGCAGAGCAATGGGTGcatctaaaaataaagatatactaaaaaaagtgCTTGATTTTGCAATGTct GACGAAGTTCGATCACAAGATActgtatttgtaataatttctgTTGGTGGATCTAAAATTGGTAGAGATTTGGCTTGGCAATTTATTCAAGACAACTggtctaaattatttaatcaataccaG GGTGGTTTCTTGTTAACTCGTTTGGTAAAAAATACGACAGAAAACTTTGCTTCTATTGAAAAAGCTGAAGAAGTAGAGAATTTCTTCAAACAAAATGGTTGTGTTGGTGCTGAAAGAACAATCCAACAAGCTTGTGAAACTATCCGGTTAAATGCTGCATGGTTAAAAAGAGACtatgaaaaattacaaaatttccTTCAAAAAGTAGTCCAAAAATGA
- the LOC114122911 gene encoding puromycin-sensitive aminopeptidase isoform X3, with protein MAGEKKPFLRLPKSVKPVLYDLFLKPDLQKFTFEGKETVSINVLEPTKEIILHALDLKIEEVELKDCDGLISKPSVTLSAEDETVTLGFDKELKIGKAFLKFIFIGELNDKMKGFYRSKYVSVTESGNPVELNSAVTMLCSTNARRMFPCWDEPALKAVFDISIAVCNTSHLALSNMPVISDTTEENGDRLLKFQKTPIMSTYLVAVVVGDFDYVEDKDSDGVLIRVYTPIGKSEQGKFALEVAKCALPYYKDYFQVAYPLPKMDLIAIADFSSGAMENWGLVTYRESCLLVDPDNTSAVRKQWIALVVGHELAHQWFGNLVTMEWWTHLWLNEGYASFVEFLCVEHLFPEYDIWTQFVTDTYIRALELDALNSSHPIEIPVGHPSEIDEIFDDISYNKGASVIRMLHNFIGDEDFRKGMNLYLTKHQYGNTFTEDLWAALEEASNKPVKDVMSTWTLQKGFPVITVEKETQNPDGSRVLSVSQTKFTANGQADGYGILWMVPLTFSTSRNPGVVCHKDIMSEIQKDIIIPADAISPGEWVKVNPSTVGYYRTRYTPELLNNFVPSISSKTLPPLDRLGLLDDLFALVQAGLSSTDEVLNLMLAMTDEDNYSVWSSMSNVLGKLAILLSNVEGDTEQLFKQYNRILLKKISTKLGWKPQPNESHLETMLRGLVMARLVSSADPDVISEAKIKFANHLSGKETIVADLRSPIYKACLSSGDETTFNQLLQLYRGTDLHEEKDRICRAMGASKNKDILKKVLDFAMSDEVRSQDTVFVIISVGGSKIGRDLAWQFIQDNWSKLFNQYQGGFLLTRLVKNTTENFASIEKAEEVENFFKQNGCVGAERTIQQACETIRLNAAWLKRDYEKLQNFLQKVVQK; from the exons gTTTTAGAACCAaccaaagaaataattttacatgcattggatttaaaaattgaagaagTTGAATTAAAAGACTGTGATGGATTGATTTCCAAACCTTCTGTTACACTATCAGCTGAAGATGAAACAGTCACTTTGGGATTTGATAAAGAACTAAAAATAGGcaaagcatttttaaaatttatatttattggagAACTCAATGATAAAATGAAGGGATTTTATCGTAGTAAATATGTTAG tGTGACTGAAAGCGGCAATCCAGTTGAATTAAACTCGGCTGTTACCATGTTGTGTTCAACTAATGCACGTAGAATGTTCCCTTGTTGGGACGAACCGGCTCTGAAAGCTGTATTTGATATATCTATTGCCGTGTGTAATACATCTCATCTAGCTTTGTCTAATATG ccTGTGATTTCTGATACAACTGAAGAAAATGGGGATCGTTtgcttaaatttcaaaaaactcCAATTATGTCTACATATTTAGTTGCTGTTGTAGTAGGAGATTTTGATTATGTTGAAGACAAAGATTCAGATGGTGTTTTAATCCGGGTATACACACCAATTGGAAAAAGTGAACAAGGAAAATTTGCATTGGAAGTTGCCAAATGTGCATTACCTTACTACAAAGATTATTTCCAAGTAGCATATCCTTTaccaaaaatggatttaataGCTATTGCTGACTTCTCATCTG gtgcTATGGAAAATTGGGGCTTAGTAACCTACAGAGAATCATGTCTCTTAGTTGATCCAGACAATACTTCAGCGGTTCGTAAACAATGGATAGCTTTAGTTGTTGGGCATGAACTGGCTCACCAATGGTTTGGAAATTTAGTTACAATGGAGTGGTGGACACATCTTTGGCTAAATGAAGGATACGCTTCATTCGTGGAGTTTCTGTGCGTGGAACATTTATTCCCAGAATATGATATATGGACACAATTTGTCACAGACACATATATTAGAGCACTTGAATTGGATGCTTTAAATAGCAGTCATCCCATTGAAATACCAGTAGGCCATCCATCGGaaattgatgaaatatttgatgatattTCATACAACAAGGGTGCTTCAGTTATTAGaatgttacataattttattggaGATGAA GATTTCCGTAAAGGAATGAATCTATATTTGACTAAACATCAATATGGGAATACATTTACCGAAGATTTATGGGCAGCCTTAGAAGAAGCCAGTAATAAACCTGTTAAAGATGTTATGTCTACATGGACATTACAAAAAGGTTTTCCTGTAATAACTGTTGAAAAAGAAACTCAAAATCCTGATGGATCAAGAGTTCTTAGTGTATCTCAAACTAAGTTTACTGCTAATGGACAAGCTgatg gttatgGTATTTTATGGATGGTTCCATTAACATTTTCTACATCTCGAAATCCTGGAGTTGTGTGTCATAAAGATATAATGTCTGAAATTCAAAAAGATATAATCATTCCTGCTGATGCAATCTCACCAGGAGAATGGGTTAAAGTAAACCCGAGTACTGTTGGATATTATAGAACTCGTTATACACCAGAAttgcttaataattttgtaccaTCTATATCATCAAAAACATTACCACCTTTGGATCGTCTTGGGTTACTGGATGATCTTTTTGCTCTTGTTCAAGCTGGTCTCTCCAGTACAGATGAAgtactaaatttaatgttgGCTATGACAGATGAAGACAATTATTCTGTATGGTCGTCAATGAGTAATGTGCTTGGAAAATTAGCTATTTTGTTATCTAATGTGGAAGGAGACAcagaacaattatttaaacaatacaacagaattcttttaaaaaaaatatcaacaaaattgGGATGGAAACCTCAACCTAACGAAAGTCACCTTGAAACAATGCTCAGAGGTTTAGTAATGGCTCGTTTGGTATCTAGCGCTGATCCTGATGTTATATCTGAAGCTAAGATAAAGTTTGCTAATCACCTAAGTGGTAAAGAAACCATTGTAGCTGATTTAAGAAGTCCCATATATAAGGCTTGTTTGTCATCTGGCGATGAGACaacttttaatcaattattacag ctcTATAGAGGAACTGATTTACATGAAGAAAAGGATAGGATATGCAGAGCAATGGGTGcatctaaaaataaagatatactaaaaaaagtgCTTGATTTTGCAATGTct GACGAAGTTCGATCACAAGATActgtatttgtaataatttctgTTGGTGGATCTAAAATTGGTAGAGATTTGGCTTGGCAATTTATTCAAGACAACTggtctaaattatttaatcaataccaG GGTGGTTTCTTGTTAACTCGTTTGGTAAAAAATACGACAGAAAACTTTGCTTCTATTGAAAAAGCTGAAGAAGTAGAGAATTTCTTCAAACAAAATGGTTGTGTTGGTGCTGAAAGAACAATCCAACAAGCTTGTGAAACTATCCGGTTAAATGCTGCATGGTTAAAAAGAGACtatgaaaaattacaaaatttccTTCAAAAAGTAGTCCAAAAATGA
- the LOC114122911 gene encoding puromycin-sensitive aminopeptidase isoform X2, producing the protein MFCWGMKRRIPRIVCFRLFISKSFTKKYYKMAGEKKPFLRLPKSVKPVLYDLFLKPDLQKFTFEGKETVSINVLEPTKEIILHALDLKIEEVELKDCDGLISKPSVTLSAEDETVTLGFDKELKIGKAFLKFIFIGELNDKMKGFYRSKYVSPSGEEKYSAVTQFEATDARRCFPCWDEPAIKAEFNIILSVPQNKTALSNMPVISDTTEENGDRLLKFQKTPIMSTYLVAVVVGDFDYVEDKDSDGVLIRVYTPIGKSEQGKFALEVAKCALPYYKDYFQVAYPLPKMDLIAIADFSSGAMENWGLVTYRESCLLVDPDNTSAVRKQWIALVVGHELAHQWFGNLVTMEWWTHLWLNEGYASFVEFLCVEHLFPEYDIWTQFVTDTYIRALELDALNSSHPIEIPVGHPSEIDEIFDDISYNKGASVIRMLHNFIGDEDFRKGMNLYLTKHQYGNTFTEDLWAALEEASNKPVKDVMSTWTLQKGFPVITVEKETQNPDGSRVLSVSQTKFTANGQADGYGILWMVPLTFSTSRNPGVVCHKDIMSEIQKDIIIPADAISPGEWVKVNPSTVGYYRTRYTPELLNNFVPSISSKTLPPLDRLGLLDDLFALVQAGLSSTDEVLNLMLAMTDEDNYSVWSSMSNVLGKLAILLSNVEGDTEQLFKQYNRILLKKISTKLGWKPQPNESHLETMLRGLVMARLVSSADPDVISEAKIKFANHLSGKETIVADLRSPIYKACLSSGDETTFNQLLQLYRGTDLHEEKDRICRAMGASKNKDILKKVLDFAMSDEVRSQDTVFVIISVGGSKIGRDLAWQFIQDNWSKLFNQYQGGFLLTRLVKNTTENFASIEKAEEVENFFKQNGCVGAERTIQQACETIRLNAAWLKRDYEKLQNFLQKVVQK; encoded by the exons gTTTTAGAACCAaccaaagaaataattttacatgcattggatttaaaaattgaagaagTTGAATTAAAAGACTGTGATGGATTGATTTCCAAACCTTCTGTTACACTATCAGCTGAAGATGAAACAGTCACTTTGGGATTTGATAAAGAACTAAAAATAGGcaaagcatttttaaaatttatatttattggagAACTCAATGATAAAATGAAGGGATTTTATCGTAGTAAATATGTTAG tccAAGTGGAGAGGAAAAATATTCGGCTGTTACTCAATTTGAAGCAACTGATGCAAGAAGATGTTTTCCCTGTTGGGATGAGCCGGCTATTAAAGCTGAATTCAACATTATATTGTCTGTGCCCCAAAACAAAACGGCTCTTTCCAACATg ccTGTGATTTCTGATACAACTGAAGAAAATGGGGATCGTTtgcttaaatttcaaaaaactcCAATTATGTCTACATATTTAGTTGCTGTTGTAGTAGGAGATTTTGATTATGTTGAAGACAAAGATTCAGATGGTGTTTTAATCCGGGTATACACACCAATTGGAAAAAGTGAACAAGGAAAATTTGCATTGGAAGTTGCCAAATGTGCATTACCTTACTACAAAGATTATTTCCAAGTAGCATATCCTTTaccaaaaatggatttaataGCTATTGCTGACTTCTCATCTG gtgcTATGGAAAATTGGGGCTTAGTAACCTACAGAGAATCATGTCTCTTAGTTGATCCAGACAATACTTCAGCGGTTCGTAAACAATGGATAGCTTTAGTTGTTGGGCATGAACTGGCTCACCAATGGTTTGGAAATTTAGTTACAATGGAGTGGTGGACACATCTTTGGCTAAATGAAGGATACGCTTCATTCGTGGAGTTTCTGTGCGTGGAACATTTATTCCCAGAATATGATATATGGACACAATTTGTCACAGACACATATATTAGAGCACTTGAATTGGATGCTTTAAATAGCAGTCATCCCATTGAAATACCAGTAGGCCATCCATCGGaaattgatgaaatatttgatgatattTCATACAACAAGGGTGCTTCAGTTATTAGaatgttacataattttattggaGATGAA GATTTCCGTAAAGGAATGAATCTATATTTGACTAAACATCAATATGGGAATACATTTACCGAAGATTTATGGGCAGCCTTAGAAGAAGCCAGTAATAAACCTGTTAAAGATGTTATGTCTACATGGACATTACAAAAAGGTTTTCCTGTAATAACTGTTGAAAAAGAAACTCAAAATCCTGATGGATCAAGAGTTCTTAGTGTATCTCAAACTAAGTTTACTGCTAATGGACAAGCTgatg gttatgGTATTTTATGGATGGTTCCATTAACATTTTCTACATCTCGAAATCCTGGAGTTGTGTGTCATAAAGATATAATGTCTGAAATTCAAAAAGATATAATCATTCCTGCTGATGCAATCTCACCAGGAGAATGGGTTAAAGTAAACCCGAGTACTGTTGGATATTATAGAACTCGTTATACACCAGAAttgcttaataattttgtaccaTCTATATCATCAAAAACATTACCACCTTTGGATCGTCTTGGGTTACTGGATGATCTTTTTGCTCTTGTTCAAGCTGGTCTCTCCAGTACAGATGAAgtactaaatttaatgttgGCTATGACAGATGAAGACAATTATTCTGTATGGTCGTCAATGAGTAATGTGCTTGGAAAATTAGCTATTTTGTTATCTAATGTGGAAGGAGACAcagaacaattatttaaacaatacaacagaattcttttaaaaaaaatatcaacaaaattgGGATGGAAACCTCAACCTAACGAAAGTCACCTTGAAACAATGCTCAGAGGTTTAGTAATGGCTCGTTTGGTATCTAGCGCTGATCCTGATGTTATATCTGAAGCTAAGATAAAGTTTGCTAATCACCTAAGTGGTAAAGAAACCATTGTAGCTGATTTAAGAAGTCCCATATATAAGGCTTGTTTGTCATCTGGCGATGAGACaacttttaatcaattattacag ctcTATAGAGGAACTGATTTACATGAAGAAAAGGATAGGATATGCAGAGCAATGGGTGcatctaaaaataaagatatactaaaaaaagtgCTTGATTTTGCAATGTct GACGAAGTTCGATCACAAGATActgtatttgtaataatttctgTTGGTGGATCTAAAATTGGTAGAGATTTGGCTTGGCAATTTATTCAAGACAACTggtctaaattatttaatcaataccaG GGTGGTTTCTTGTTAACTCGTTTGGTAAAAAATACGACAGAAAACTTTGCTTCTATTGAAAAAGCTGAAGAAGTAGAGAATTTCTTCAAACAAAATGGTTGTGTTGGTGCTGAAAGAACAATCCAACAAGCTTGTGAAACTATCCGGTTAAATGCTGCATGGTTAAAAAGAGACtatgaaaaattacaaaatttccTTCAAAAAGTAGTCCAAAAATGA
- the LOC114122911 gene encoding puromycin-sensitive aminopeptidase isoform X4: protein MAGEKKPFLRLPKSVKPVLYDLFLKPDLQKFTFEGKETVSINVLEPTKEIILHALDLKIEEVELKDCDGLISKPSVTLSAEDETVTLGFDKELKIGKAFLKFIFIGELNDKMKGFYRSKYVSPSGEEKYSAVTQFEATDARRCFPCWDEPAIKAEFNIILSVPQNKTALSNMPVISDTTEENGDRLLKFQKTPIMSTYLVAVVVGDFDYVEDKDSDGVLIRVYTPIGKSEQGKFALEVAKCALPYYKDYFQVAYPLPKMDLIAIADFSSGAMENWGLVTYRESCLLVDPDNTSAVRKQWIALVVGHELAHQWFGNLVTMEWWTHLWLNEGYASFVEFLCVEHLFPEYDIWTQFVTDTYIRALELDALNSSHPIEIPVGHPSEIDEIFDDISYNKGASVIRMLHNFIGDEDFRKGMNLYLTKHQYGNTFTEDLWAALEEASNKPVKDVMSTWTLQKGFPVITVEKETQNPDGSRVLSVSQTKFTANGQADGYGILWMVPLTFSTSRNPGVVCHKDIMSEIQKDIIIPADAISPGEWVKVNPSTVGYYRTRYTPELLNNFVPSISSKTLPPLDRLGLLDDLFALVQAGLSSTDEVLNLMLAMTDEDNYSVWSSMSNVLGKLAILLSNVEGDTEQLFKQYNRILLKKISTKLGWKPQPNESHLETMLRGLVMARLVSSADPDVISEAKIKFANHLSGKETIVADLRSPIYKACLSSGDETTFNQLLQLYRGTDLHEEKDRICRAMGASKNKDILKKVLDFAMSDEVRSQDTVFVIISVGGSKIGRDLAWQFIQDNWSKLFNQYQGGFLLTRLVKNTTENFASIEKAEEVENFFKQNGCVGAERTIQQACETIRLNAAWLKRDYEKLQNFLQKVVQK from the exons gTTTTAGAACCAaccaaagaaataattttacatgcattggatttaaaaattgaagaagTTGAATTAAAAGACTGTGATGGATTGATTTCCAAACCTTCTGTTACACTATCAGCTGAAGATGAAACAGTCACTTTGGGATTTGATAAAGAACTAAAAATAGGcaaagcatttttaaaatttatatttattggagAACTCAATGATAAAATGAAGGGATTTTATCGTAGTAAATATGTTAG tccAAGTGGAGAGGAAAAATATTCGGCTGTTACTCAATTTGAAGCAACTGATGCAAGAAGATGTTTTCCCTGTTGGGATGAGCCGGCTATTAAAGCTGAATTCAACATTATATTGTCTGTGCCCCAAAACAAAACGGCTCTTTCCAACATg ccTGTGATTTCTGATACAACTGAAGAAAATGGGGATCGTTtgcttaaatttcaaaaaactcCAATTATGTCTACATATTTAGTTGCTGTTGTAGTAGGAGATTTTGATTATGTTGAAGACAAAGATTCAGATGGTGTTTTAATCCGGGTATACACACCAATTGGAAAAAGTGAACAAGGAAAATTTGCATTGGAAGTTGCCAAATGTGCATTACCTTACTACAAAGATTATTTCCAAGTAGCATATCCTTTaccaaaaatggatttaataGCTATTGCTGACTTCTCATCTG gtgcTATGGAAAATTGGGGCTTAGTAACCTACAGAGAATCATGTCTCTTAGTTGATCCAGACAATACTTCAGCGGTTCGTAAACAATGGATAGCTTTAGTTGTTGGGCATGAACTGGCTCACCAATGGTTTGGAAATTTAGTTACAATGGAGTGGTGGACACATCTTTGGCTAAATGAAGGATACGCTTCATTCGTGGAGTTTCTGTGCGTGGAACATTTATTCCCAGAATATGATATATGGACACAATTTGTCACAGACACATATATTAGAGCACTTGAATTGGATGCTTTAAATAGCAGTCATCCCATTGAAATACCAGTAGGCCATCCATCGGaaattgatgaaatatttgatgatattTCATACAACAAGGGTGCTTCAGTTATTAGaatgttacataattttattggaGATGAA GATTTCCGTAAAGGAATGAATCTATATTTGACTAAACATCAATATGGGAATACATTTACCGAAGATTTATGGGCAGCCTTAGAAGAAGCCAGTAATAAACCTGTTAAAGATGTTATGTCTACATGGACATTACAAAAAGGTTTTCCTGTAATAACTGTTGAAAAAGAAACTCAAAATCCTGATGGATCAAGAGTTCTTAGTGTATCTCAAACTAAGTTTACTGCTAATGGACAAGCTgatg gttatgGTATTTTATGGATGGTTCCATTAACATTTTCTACATCTCGAAATCCTGGAGTTGTGTGTCATAAAGATATAATGTCTGAAATTCAAAAAGATATAATCATTCCTGCTGATGCAATCTCACCAGGAGAATGGGTTAAAGTAAACCCGAGTACTGTTGGATATTATAGAACTCGTTATACACCAGAAttgcttaataattttgtaccaTCTATATCATCAAAAACATTACCACCTTTGGATCGTCTTGGGTTACTGGATGATCTTTTTGCTCTTGTTCAAGCTGGTCTCTCCAGTACAGATGAAgtactaaatttaatgttgGCTATGACAGATGAAGACAATTATTCTGTATGGTCGTCAATGAGTAATGTGCTTGGAAAATTAGCTATTTTGTTATCTAATGTGGAAGGAGACAcagaacaattatttaaacaatacaacagaattcttttaaaaaaaatatcaacaaaattgGGATGGAAACCTCAACCTAACGAAAGTCACCTTGAAACAATGCTCAGAGGTTTAGTAATGGCTCGTTTGGTATCTAGCGCTGATCCTGATGTTATATCTGAAGCTAAGATAAAGTTTGCTAATCACCTAAGTGGTAAAGAAACCATTGTAGCTGATTTAAGAAGTCCCATATATAAGGCTTGTTTGTCATCTGGCGATGAGACaacttttaatcaattattacag ctcTATAGAGGAACTGATTTACATGAAGAAAAGGATAGGATATGCAGAGCAATGGGTGcatctaaaaataaagatatactaaaaaaagtgCTTGATTTTGCAATGTct GACGAAGTTCGATCACAAGATActgtatttgtaataatttctgTTGGTGGATCTAAAATTGGTAGAGATTTGGCTTGGCAATTTATTCAAGACAACTggtctaaattatttaatcaataccaG GGTGGTTTCTTGTTAACTCGTTTGGTAAAAAATACGACAGAAAACTTTGCTTCTATTGAAAAAGCTGAAGAAGTAGAGAATTTCTTCAAACAAAATGGTTGTGTTGGTGCTGAAAGAACAATCCAACAAGCTTGTGAAACTATCCGGTTAAATGCTGCATGGTTAAAAAGAGACtatgaaaaattacaaaatttccTTCAAAAAGTAGTCCAAAAATGA